Proteins from a genomic interval of bacterium:
- a CDS encoding ribbon-helix-helix domain-containing protein, with translation MKKGYLGVRIEEEIEKRLKGLSEKTHVPKSFYVSEALRMYLEEIEDYEISFERLRDKKDKVIKSEDFWREVENEL, from the coding sequence ATGAAAAAAGGATATTTAGGTGTAAGAATAGAAGAAGAAATAGAAAAGCGACTAAAAGGATTAAGTGAAAAAACACATGTTCCTAAAAGTTTTTATGTAAGTGAGGCATTAAGGATGTATTTAGAAGAGATAGAAGATTATGAAATATCTTTTGAGAGGTTAAGAGATAAAAAAGATAAAGTTATAAAATCAGAAGATTTCTGGAGAGAAGTTGAGAATGAATTATGA
- a CDS encoding type II toxin-antitoxin system RelE/ParE family toxin, with the protein MNYEIYYKDSVKKDLKKIPKQRWEIIKNKIEKQLTTNPYQGIPLKGKWEGMRKLESPPYRVIYTIIQKENTILILRIRHRKEVYR; encoded by the coding sequence ATGAATTATGAAATTTATTATAAAGATAGTGTAAAAAAAGACCTCAAAAAAATTCCTAAACAACGATGGGAAATCATAAAAAATAAAATAGAAAAACAATTAACTACAAATCCTTATCAAGGAATACCCCTAAAAGGAAAATGGGAAGGTATGAGAAAATTAGAAAGCCCACCTTATAGAGTAATTTATACAATTATTCAAAAAGAAAACACTATACTTATTTTAAGAATAAGACATAGAAAAGAAGTTTACAGATAA
- a CDS encoding dockerin type I repeat-containing protein — protein sequence MKPKVWKCFFKISLVFSALGPFLPVSYINAQTGERPVIEWEKTFGGSNIDAIAFSVQQTTDGGYIMVGALLSSSTGDYDVYLIKIDEKGDEQWEKTFDSSIHDIAYSVQQTTDGGYIMVGQTAYLDGSFSNVYLIKTDEKGDEQWEKTFSRTGQDVAFSVQQTTDGGYIIGGGTNYYSGGSSDVYLIKTYENGDEQWEKTFGGSGIDYRGYNSAQSVQQTTDGGYILVGKTTSFGVGSYDVYLIKTDKFGNKLWDKTFGGEGLDMGYSVQQTADGGYIIGGCINTDTYYDDAYLIKTDENGDEQWEKTFGREYDDCIYSVQQTTDGGYIMAGETNSSLFGAAKDLDAYLIKTDENGNEQWEKVFAGSGNGEDTINSVQQTTDGGYIGAGWTRLDDNKLNIWLIKIKVEPVEKGDINEDEKIDISDVILCLRQAVGLNEKDFSSADMNFDGKIDIADVILVLRKAIGLE from the coding sequence ATGAAGCCAAAAGTTTGGAAATGTTTTTTCAAAATATCTCTTGTTTTTTCAGCGCTGGGACCTTTTCTCCCGGTAAGTTACATCAATGCTCAAACCGGTGAAAGACCAGTGATTGAATGGGAAAAGACATTTGGTGGAAGTAATATAGATGCTATAGCATTTTCAGTGCAACAAACGACGGATGGTGGGTATATAATGGTAGGGGCACTTCTCTCTTCTAGCACTGGTGATTATGATGTCTACTTGATTAAAATAGATGAAAAGGGAGATGAACAATGGGAAAAAACATTTGACAGCAGTATTCATGATATAGCGTATTCAGTGCAACAAACAACTGATGGCGGATATATAATGGTCGGGCAAACTGCTTATCTAGATGGTAGTTTTTCTAATGTTTATCTGATTAAAACGGATGAAAAGGGAGATGAACAATGGGAAAAAACATTTAGCCGTACTGGGCAGGATGTAGCATTTTCAGTGCAACAAACAACTGATGGCGGATATATAATTGGGGGAGGAACGAATTATTATAGTGGTGGTTCTTCTGATGTTTATCTGATTAAAACGTATGAAAATGGAGATGAACAATGGGAGAAGACATTTGGTGGAAGTGGTATTGATTATCGTGGTTATAATAGTGCACAGTCAGTGCAACAAACAACTGATGGTGGATATATACTGGTCGGGAAGACGACATCTTTTGGTGTTGGTTCTTATGATGTCTACCTGATTAAAACGGATAAATTTGGAAATAAACTGTGGGATAAGACATTTGGTGGAGAGGGTCTGGATATGGGATACTCAGTGCAACAAACGGCTGATGGGGGGTATATAATTGGAGGTTGTATCAATACTGATACTTATTACGATGATGCTTATCTGATTAAAACGGATGAAAATGGAGATGAACAATGGGAAAAAACATTTGGCAGGGAGTATGATGATTGTATATATTCAGTGCAACAAACAACTGATGGCGGATATATAATGGCGGGTGAAACCAACTCTTCTTTATTTGGTGCTGCAAAGGACCTGGATGCTTATCTGATTAAAACGGATGAAAATGGAAATGAACAATGGGAAAAGGTATTTGCCGGAAGTGGAAATGGCGAGGATACCATAAATTCAGTGCAACAAACAACAGATGGTGGATATATAGGGGCAGGGTGGACTCGGCTTGATGATAATAAATTGAATATATGGTTAATAAAAATAAAAGTGGAACCAGTAGAAAAAGGCGATATAAACGAGGATGAGAAAATAGATATTTCGGATGTAATTTTATGTTTGAGACAAGCAGTTGGACTTAATGAAAAGGATTTTTCTTCCGCTGATATGAACTTTGATGGAAAGATAGATATTGCAGATGTAATTTTAGTTTTAAGGAAAGCAATTGGCCTGGAGTGA
- a CDS encoding site-specific DNA-methyltransferase, with translation MTHHKLIIGNCMSMEEIEDESIHLMVTSPPYFNAPFDYKGLFKNYEQYLGVLNRVAKEIFRVLKEGRIAVLNIDDMLVDGEKFPIVADAIKIFQNAGFRYRDRIIWKKPDGYLRISRRSGVLLQNPYPMYFYPDNLLESIIIFQKGKFNYHSIPKEVREASKIDIKEFSNNKWYMTLWEMVNVLPGSSLEKEIAAFPEELPYRIIKLFSYKWETVLDPFAGSGTTMKVARQLERNSIGIEIKKSLIPIIKRKVGFEGQLNFENFNDTFEVIIREKVKYGCIG, from the coding sequence ATGACTCATCATAAACTTATAATTGGTAATTGTATGAGTATGGAAGAAATAGAAGATGAAAGTATTCACTTAATGGTCACTTCCCCACCTTATTTCAATGCCCCTTTTGATTATAAGGGATTATTCAAAAATTATGAACAATATTTAGGTGTTCTTAATAGAGTTGCAAAAGAAATTTTTAGAGTATTAAAAGAAGGTAGAATTGCCGTTTTAAACATAGATGATATGCTCGTAGATGGGGAAAAATTCCCTATTGTTGCAGATGCTATTAAAATATTCCAAAACGCTGGTTTTAGATATAGAGATAGAATTATATGGAAAAAACCAGATGGTTATTTAAGAATAAGCAGAAGAAGTGGAGTTCTTTTACAAAATCCATACCCAATGTATTTTTATCCAGATAATCTCTTAGAAAGCATAATTATTTTTCAAAAAGGAAAATTTAATTATCATTCAATTCCAAAAGAAGTAAGAGAAGCATCAAAAATAGATATAAAAGAGTTCTCAAATAATAAATGGTATATGACCTTATGGGAAATGGTTAATGTTCTTCCTGGCTCATCATTAGAAAAAGAAATTGCTGCATTCCCGGAAGAACTACCTTATAGAATAATAAAGTTATTTTCATATAAATGGGAAACTGTTTTAGACCCATTTGCTGGAAGTGGAACTACTATGAAAGTAGCAAGACAACTTGAAAGAAACAGCATTGGAATAGAAATAAAAAAGTCCTTAATTCCAATTATAAAGAGAAAAGTTGGTTTTGAAGGACAATTAAATTTTGAAAATTTTAATGATACATTTGAAGTAATAATAAGAGAAAAGGTTAAATATGGATGTATCGGCTAA